tttgtTAAAGCTCTCAAAGTTCTAACAAAGGCTAATGGTATAAAAAAGTGCAATAGAATTTAACCAAGATGTTGAAGATAGGAATGAGtatttaaaacaacactttatatttatagtgtgcAGTTTGAAAATTTGACACTTTTGCAACGTACGATGATTGCATTGGATGAAGTTATTTAAAGTCCTAATAGTAACAATTGTAGAAGTGGTGTTGAGGAATTAATCATATATTGAAGcaatgtatttgttatattaaggAACGTAAACATATGTTTGAAAAAACTGAAGAAAGAACATTTTGCAACTgcacaacatttttaactatcCTTCTCATTTTTAACGGGTTATTATCATCTCTGGGAACACATTTCGAAATTTCTAACAGacgaaaaaataaagattttgaatttacaaatgtataaatttaaatggtCTGAAAATGAAATCTAAACACATTATTAGTGGAATGAAAGTTAAAGTGAAAAAATATGGCAACTAAAtcagttattacattttgaaGACAAAATATGTGTGGCTTCATGGTATAAATACCAAgcccaaaataaaaaagttctgtTTCAGCAGCTAAAACGAGAGTGTGGTTGTGATATCGGCTGAAGTTACATAGTTGTGTCACCAATAAATGTCAACACATTACTGttctgaaatattatatatatttgtgagtGTTTTTGATAAGGACTGTGTGAATTACTTCAAACTCTTTGTACAACTGAGTTAAATTAAATCTGACTTAAACCCAGTAATATTAGTTTACttaaaaacagaaaatgttaGTGTTTAGTGTTGGGAGATTTGCACATTCCTCATAGATGTAGCAGCTTACCTTCAAAATTCAAGAAACTTCTTGTTCCAGGACGCATTCAGCACATTCTTTGTTACTGGTAACTTGTGCACTAAAGAATCttttgattatttgaaaacattggCTAGTGATGTTCATGTCGTACGTGGAGATTTTGATGAAAACATGAATTATCCTGAACAGAAAGTTGTTACAGTAGGGCAATTTAGAATTGGTTTATGTCATGGTCATCAGGTTGTTCCTTGGGGTGATCCTGAATCCTTAGCTTTGGTTCAACGTCAACTAGATGTAGATATTCTAATATCTGGTCATACTCACAAATTTGAAGCTTATGAGCATgataacaagttttatattaacCCGGGATCTGCTACAGGCGCATACAACCCTCTAGACTCCTCGATCATTCCTTCTTTTGTATTGATGGATATACAAAGTACAACTGTTGTCACATATGTATACCAGTTGGTTGGTGATGAAGTAAAAGTGGAAAGAATTGAGTACAAGAAGAGCTAAACATTTCATTACTATCGccaattgaaaaattgtattttattcaattatttgtatatttttgttatactaatGTATTATGTTtagaaacattctaaaattaaattttatttatgtattttaataggctaaagaagaaattaaaactatCATGAATGTTTTTTCATCAATAAACTGTAAGGTTTTAAAAGCTATCCAAGAAAATTTATGTTACTAAGTTAGTCAgcttaaaagttttgtatttttttttaaatggggtAGAGTAAGAGAAACGGACCCggttttgttatattgttaataacaaaTGATGTTGCTTATCTTAAttacaactattaatataatcAACTTGATCCTAGATGGTTTATTATATTGTCCACTGTGCACTGAAGATGGTTTAGTGCCAAAACGCGTGtctacagtataaaatattgttagtttcttatttttaattaatttgaaagatAGCCATATACTGTAGAGCCAAGGCTACCAGTATTGTGAATTGCAGTTCCATTTTTAatcctagaactggcaatggtgaaTCCTtagctacagtataataagcggcttACTACAACAATAATGCATAGAAGTAATTTATGGCCAAGGCTACCCAGTATTGTGAATTGCAGTTCCATTTTTAatcctagaactggcaatggtgaaTCATtagctacagtataataagcggctacTACAACAATCAAATCattgatatttatgaatattgaatccttgatattcatgattatctaaaactattgaaactataaaagtttatttttatgtgtaaaagaagtattggtatttaatattataggaaataataatacgtaaattatatttttgttatgataGAAAAAAAAACCTCTCTACAAAAACGTCtaaactacattaatttattataaaatttaattgctgaagttaatgttaaagttaaaacactatcattaaaattttttttttatttgcagtgaTAGTAATTTATAGGTTATTTGAAAtcttattaacttaaaatatttggcCACACtatagtaagcggccaccaccacaatcgaagGAGCAAACcaaattattgattagaaatagGTAAATGATAGAATAcgaaaacattctaattataatAAGAATCTAATGTAATCTGTTTTTGTAGAATCAAAACGTAGCTGAACTGTACtatgatataaattatacatataacctaattcagtttgtcattgttgttttttttattgttcgtTTTATAGGGTATAGATAATCAGAAATATTGATAATTTGATAGTTGTGGTGGCCATTTATCATACTGCTGCCCTGTATTTAGTAACTTCATATTCCCACTAGGCCAGGAACAAAACACTGTTAACTGCTGATAGCATAACTCTAGAAATGATATACCAATTATGTTCAATCATTTAAGTGATGATGCCGCATATGAAGAGCATTTACATACTTTCatattgtaatatagttttcCACTAAAATGTGTATGCTATATTAAATCAGCTTGTTTACAAAGCAATAGCTAACAACttgcattgtttgtttattttcatccGTCATAACACCCaaatttccatatatatatatatatatacataattttaactgtGACTACTCTAAAAAATATCACACTCACTATACTGAAAAGTGTAGTCAATATTCCTGGAAACTGTGTAACATTTGGGATCAaaagtatattttggatttttatattttataaattccaagTTAGGAACAAAATGAAATGCAGGGATGAGTAGCAAATACGTTTTTTAACGATTACAAACAATGTTGGAGGCAAAACCATTCGAACATTGGTTGTGGTTAAAATAAGCTTCAGGAAAAATACATGAACAGTTGCCCCAAAACACTGAGTCACCATAGTAATTTTGTGTGCCAGTTCTAGGATTACATGTTGTTTTTATAGCCTAAGGTTTTTCAAAGTGTTAATGTTCTTTCAAGGCCATTGACAACCCAAGTGTTTTTAGCCAAAGAATCTTTTTAAtttcattgatatttattttaaactccatTGTTAATGGAGTATAGTAGAAATGTTGCCAAGTCTGTAATTCTTTTCAggtgtaattatattttatgattttatatgcaTAATGTTACATAGTTTGTTGTTTTGTGAATCTGCAATGTTATTTCCTATTAACAAGAGTTGGAGATTGTTATTTGCAGTTGAGAGACTTTCTTGTTATATCTATTCTGTTTTGAAACGggacttaaaattaattattataaaagtttgcgagcaagttttatatttatagtgagcTCTTATAGTTCTGCCTGAAAACATACTAAAGTGAAATTCATTTAAAAGTACACATCACAAAAAACGTGTAATGTAGATAAAACAACATTCTGAAAATTCTCTCTATCCCTAATTCCTGTCCTCACTCGACAAAGATTCTGATTATTAAATAAAGCAAGTCTCTTCATGAGCTTATTTACCTCTTCTAAGGCTGTATATTTTTCGTCTGTATGATTATGATTTAATGTGTTTCAGATTTATATTAGATTATGTTGTGACACAGTCTTTCTATTTTGCATGTTTTTACTATCctgtatataataaaagaaaatacattttaccatCTTATAACTGTATTTAAGAAGTTGAGAAGATAGAAACGATTAAAGTTTCTGAATGCTAATTGAGTACTATTCATAACCAGAAGTTGAATTCTTTCtatatttaatagtgttaaataatagtaatacgTATCCATATagaattttctaataatttactatttttgttatattaaaggttttttccctcaattttttttttgtaaaatctctTTATATTTATCTTTGACACAGAATATATtgcaaattaagaaaaaatactcCATTTAGCTTTGATTATGCTATAtgtagtaagaaaatatattatatctaatgTTTTTTGTAAGATTTAATGTTAACTTACCTAATATCCTGCAAAACAGTCATTACACAATGAGTGTGGTTATGTCATGCTATCAACTGACATAAGGTAATAactacattttatgttaaatgcTATTGAAATGATGTAACGTTTTAATAAAGTTTCTTCTGAAGTTTTCACACTTTATGTGTGTTTAAAAAAGTCTATGTCGTAATTGTGGTAATTCGTTATGTTCAACTAGTactgtatttatgaaatattagttacATTAACCTATTTATTGCAAGTTATCAGTTTTTGACGTTCAAAAGTCTGACTGACTaacatattgttaatttaaaaataacaggtttatttttgtactgtaaaactttttttatgtctTTCTGtagttgcaaaattttaaatttaactctcCTCAATGTGTATGTAGATGAAGACTTCTTTGAAATTTCACAAACAATTGACACTGTTTATAATTAGTTAcctacaattattgtaaaagctGAAATTTTGGTTTGATacttaaaaaatcttttgaatcGTTTTAAACTTGATTTCAAGTTTCAGgaaaaaataaagagatttaaaaaatcttttcgaGACCAAACACACAGTGACATGTTTGGACATTTATACCTTTTGTTGATAATTATGATtgaatattcttataaaatattgttattgtatgtataattttacaacaaatgatcaattatatttgtatacaagtattgagcattttaatttgatttcCAATCTTTCCGCTTCCTAAATGATcctttatcttaaaaatattgtcttaaaTAAGTAACTTTGAGgacagtttatatatttacagtaccAATATGTTCAAAAGAGGACAGGGTTAGACTGTCTACTATATTCTAGGTGGACTAAGTAAGAATTTCTAGTATTGTAACAATGACAGTTGCTATTGAGTTTAAGTGTGTGTAAATTATGTTTAACACACGCagtaaagtaacaaatatatatattggtttacaACAGTTAAGATTTcttcattttctaaaaaaaggCTTACAATGGTCATTTAAAGCTAAGAATGATAAGATTCTAATAACTTTTTTGCAGTAAGAAAACTCTATTCCCTGAGCATTACCCCAAAAGAGTACGTAGTCCCATAAGGCAATTTACTATAGAAAAAGCATAGTACACATTTTTTAAGTAGTTGGCAAAGGACACAATTTTCTCAATTGTctaattaaatatacagtacttACAAGCTTATTACAAAGGTTATCAATATGAGGCAACCATATTAACTTACTATTCAATGTGATACCTAAACAAGAATAATGCATCTGTTTTGAGAGTAAAGCTAATAATTTGAGTCTTTTCTGTATTGagtaaaaacttattaatattataccaACTAGTTGCTTTGTTCAAGAACATTACTCAAGAACAGACTCAAATTAACTAAGGAACTGCCAGTTGAATAAAAGGacacatcatcagcaaacataataGAGATTATAAGGTACAATACTACTTAAAATCATTGATCTAGACCAAGAAACAGAAATGGACTAAGGTCCtatccctgtggaacaccataaAACCACTCCAGTGTCACTTGAGGAAACCCCATTGACAAAAGCCCTCTGACTTCTGTTACTTAAAAAGAACCAATGAAATCAATTTCGCTGCCAATTATCCCcataaaaacttgagtttttttCAACAGGATgctatggtcaacacagtcgaaagccttgctcAGATCACATTAAAACACCAGTTGTTACAGAGCCTTCCTCGAAGCTAGCATCCCCCATGAAACAGCCAAAACTGGTGTGGAGAAAAGAGGTTGTTGGATTCAAAAAATTCACTCACCTGAATTTTTGAATGctgattcaaaatatttttgagaaaaccaCAGAGATAGGCTGATAGCTGTCAACACTTTCCCTGCTCCCTTTCTTATGAATAGGAACTACTTTGGCTATCTTAAGACAATCTGGAAATTCCCCTTCCTTGAACACAAGCGTTTAAACTATCAGCAAAAGTCTGAGCTACAGTACTAATTATATTCTTGAATAGTTTATTAGGTATATCAATATACATCCAATTAATTAGATGACGAAATTACacaactatatttacaatttcactgcTGGTAAAATTActccaacaaaatttaaaactactatttaaaaaGTGGACACAAGGATCATTCCCGTCAGTATCTGGTATTTTCTGTCATACCTCTTCAACGATGTTGGAAAAATACTGAACTCTTCGGCTACCGGAAGGAGCAACAGGGGTAGCAGAGGGTCCTGTCTTTTGTTTGATGACCTACCACGCAGCTTTATTGATGTTAGAGGCACTCTCAATAGAAATTGTATTGGCAAATTACTTGGGATCAGAAATTTTCCTTTTGATACTCACTCCTCAGCTTGAAGTAGTTCAATCTATCAATAGGGCAGGGTCAGGGATTTGCTGCTAGTGGTTTCTGAGGAAACGGGCGGTGGTGCTTGTTAATATTCTGAATTGATATGagagtggtagagaggacttgaTTCATATTCTTTATTGTACATATCCTTAGAGAACAGAACAAATATCAAGGAGTAGTGTTTATGTTACAGAAAAGTGTAATCGTCAGTGTTTGTATATTCTTCACGTTATGTTGTTTTCATTAGTCGAGAGTTCTCTCCAGGAATTCTTTCACTGAGTAGAAGGGTCTT
This genomic stretch from Homalodisca vitripennis isolate AUS2020 chromosome 6, UT_GWSS_2.1, whole genome shotgun sequence harbors:
- the LOC124365450 gene encoding LOW QUALITY PROTEIN: vacuolar protein sorting-associated protein 29 (The sequence of the model RefSeq protein was modified relative to this genomic sequence to represent the inferred CDS: deleted 1 base in 1 codon), giving the protein MAAAPSYHWPLLGDLHIPHRCSSLPSKFKKLLVPGRIQHILVTGNLCTKESFDYLKTLASDVHVVRGDFDENMNYPEQKVVTVGQFRIGLCHGHQVVPWGDPESLALVQRQLDVDILISGHTHKFEAYEHDNKFYINPGSATGAYNPLDSSIIPSFVLMDIQSTTVVTYVYQLVGDEVKVERIEYKKS